In Phocoena phocoena chromosome 8, mPhoPho1.1, whole genome shotgun sequence, the following are encoded in one genomic region:
- the TMEM109 gene encoding voltage-gated monoatomic cation channel TMEM109 yields MAGSGSASPRGKRVFTAILMFLAALVLLHSASSQSHRDFMPPGQQKREAPVDLLSQIGRSVRGTLDAWIGPETTHLVSETLAQVMWAVSSAISVAFFTLSGVAAQLLNALGLEGDHLTQGLKLSPGQVQTFLLWGAGALVAYWLLSLLLGLVLALLGRILWGLKLALFLAAFVALVRSVPDPSTRALLLLALLTLYALLSRLTGTRASGAQLEAKVRGLERQVEELRWRQRRAAKGPRSVEEE; encoded by the exons ATGGCAGGCTCAGGCAGCGCCTCACCACGGGGCAAGCGTGTGTTCACAGCCATCCTGATGTTCCTAGCGGCCCTCGTCCTCCTCCACTCAGCGTCATCCCAGTCCCATCGAGACTTCATGCCACCAGGCCAGCAGAAGAGGGAGGCCCCAGTTGATCTCCTGAGCCAGATAGGTCGATCTGTGCGGGGAACCTTGGATGCCTGGATTGGGCCAGAAACCACGCACCTAGTTTCTGAG ACCTTGGCTCAGGTGATGTGGGCAGTCTCATCGGCCATCTCTGTGGCCTTCTTCACTCTGTCTGGGGTTGCCGCACAGCTGCTGAATGCCTTGGGGCTAGAAG GAGATCACCTCACCCAGGGCCTGAAGCTCAGCCCCGGCCAAGTCCAGACCTTCCTGCTGTGGGGAGCGGGGGCCCTGGTTGCCTATTGGCTGCTGTCCCTGCTCCTCGGCTTGGTCTTGGCCTTGCTGGGGCGGATCCTGTGGGGCCTGAAGCTTGCCCTCTTCCTGGCCGCTTTTGTGGCCCTGGTGAGGTCAGTGCCCGACCCTTCCACCCGGGCCTTGCTCCTCCTGGCCTTGCTGACGCTCTACGCCCTGCTGAGCCGGCTCACTGGCACCCGGGCCTCGGGGGCCCAGCTGGAGGCCAAGGTGCGGGGGCTGGAGCGCCAGGTGGAAGAGCTGCGCTGGCGGCAGAGGCGAGCGGCCAAGGGGCCCCGGAGTGTGGAGGAGGAGTGA
- the TMEM132A gene encoding transmembrane protein 132A isoform X1 — translation MNVWMAGRVAAAPRGPCGPCLCLLVALVLDVVRVDCDQDPLDPVYLPAALELLDAPEHFRVQQVGHYPPANSSLASRSETFLLLQPWPRAQPLLRASYPPFATQQVVPPRVTEPHQRPVPWDVRAVSVEAAVTPAEPHARVLFHLKGQDWPPGPGSLPCARLHATHPAGTAHQACRFQPSLGACVVELEFPSHWFSQGSATRAELAYTLEPAAKGPGGCGPGREEDPGEQALPVGDVELRPVDPPQYQEVPLDEAVTLRVPDMPVRPGQLFSATLLLQHNFTASVLTLRIKVKKGLHVTAARPAQPALWTAKLDRFKGSKHHTTLITCHQDRPAGPDSSSPLELSEFLWVDFLVENGTSGGVAVTRPVTWQLEYPGQAPEAEKDKMVWEILVSERDIRALVPLAKAEELVNTAPLTGVPRHVPVRLVTVDSGGALVEVTEHIGCESANTQVLQVSEACDTVFVAGKESRGARGVRVDFWWRRLRASLRLTVWAPLLPLHIELTDTTLEQVRGWRVPGPAEGVLEPEEARAEEAERRVRGCRLQYQRAGVRFLVPFAAHPLDGGRRLTHLLGPDWLLDVSHLVAPHARVQDPSVASLEGGRVLVGREPGVTSIEVRSPLSDSILGEQVLAVTDDKVSVLELGVQPVMGISLALSRGTAHPGEVTATCWAQSALPAPKQEVALSLWLSFSDHTLAPAELYNHRDLGLSVSAEEPGTVLPAYERGAQLGVVVSGAGVKGLPLHVALHPPEPCRRGRHRVPLASGTAWLGLSPAPTPAPALPSSPAQSSAAPEASVGGERRAAGSVGGGGDVRRKFEQAAEEAGKEKAEAREEAEDDEEMVPAPQRVTELELGMYALLGIFCLAILIFLVNGVVFMLRYQRKEPPDSAAAPAAPQPHNWVWLGTDQEDLSRQLDRQSSGLPKGEGGCPCESGGGGEALTLAQAPAGGTPSSSSTLARKEAGGRRKRVEFVTFAPAPPAQLPEESGGAPAVQSILVAGEEDIRWVCEDMGLKDPEELRSYMERIRGSS, via the exons ATGAACGTCTGGATGGCGGGGCGCGTGGCAGCGGCTCCCCGGGGGCCCTGCGGCCCCTGTCTCTGCCTGCTGGTGGCCCTCGTCCTGGACGTCGTGAGAG TGGACTGTGACCAGGACCCCCTGGACCCAGTCTACCTGCCGGCGGCCCTGGAGCTCCTGGATGCCCCCGAGCACTTCCGTGTGCAGCAGGTGGGCCACTATCCACCTGCCAACTCCTCTCTGGCCTCCCGATCTGAGACCTTTCTGCTCCTGCAGCcctggcccagggcccagccacTTCTCCGGGCCTCCTACCCACCCTTCGCCACTCAGCAG GTGGTCCCCCCTCGGGTCACTGAGCCACACCAACGACCAGTCCCGTGGGACGTGCGGGCCGTGTCAGTGGAAGCGGCTGTGACTCCAGCGGAGCCCCACGCCCGCGTCCTCTTCCACCTCAAAGGGCAGGATTGGCCCCCGGGGCCTGGCAGCCTGCCTTGTGCCCGGCTCCACGCCACACACCCTGCAGGCACTGCTCACCAAGCCTGCCGCTTCCAG CCGTCCCTGGGCGCCTGTGTGGTGGAGCTGGAGTTCCCCTCCCACTGGTTCTCCCAGGGTTCGGCCACGCGGGCCGAGCTGGCCTACACACTGGAGCCGGCAGCCaagggccctgggggctgtggcccCGGCAGGGAGGAGGACCCTGGAGAGCAGGCCCTCCCAGTGGGCGACGTGGAGCTGCGCCCCGTGGACCCCCCACAGTACCAAGAGGTGCCCCTGGATGAGGCAGTGACTCTGCGGGTGCCTGACATGCCCGTGCGGCCCGGCCAGCTCTTCAGTGCCACCCTCCTGCTTCAACACAATTTCACAGCCAGCGTCCTGACCCTGCG GATCAAGGTAAAGAAGGGGCTGCATGTGACAGCTGCCCGCCCAGCCCAGCCAGCCCTCTGGACTGCCAAGCTGGACCGCTTCAAGGGCTCCAAGCACCACACCACGCTCATCACCTGCCACCAGGACAGGCCCGCGGGGCCAGACTCCAG CAGCCCCCTTGAACTGTCCGAGTTCCTGTGGGTGGACTTTTTGGTGGAGAATGGCACTAGTGGGGGCGTGGCAGTCACTCGCCCTGTCACATGGCAGCTGGAGTACCCAGGCCAGGCCCCCGAAGCGGAGAAGGACAAAATGGTGTGGGAGATCCTGGTGTCGGAGCGGGACATAAGAGCCCTCGTCCCACTGGCCAAG GCTGAGGAGCTGGTGAACACGGCGCCGTTGACTGGAGTGCCGCGGCACGTCCCTGTGCGCCTTGTCACCGTGGACAGTGGCGGAGCTCTGGTGGAGGTGACAGAGCACATCGGCTGCGAGTCAGCCAACACACAGGTCCTGCAG GTGTCCGAGGCCTGTGACACTGTGTTTGTGGCTGGCAAGGAGAGCCGGGGTGCTCGGGGGGTGCGGGTGGACTTCTGGTGGCGCCGGCTGCGGGCCTCGCTGCGGCTGACCGTGTGGGCCCCGCTTCTGCCCCTGCACATCGAACTCACCGACACCACCCTTGAGCAGGTCCGAGGCTGGAGGGTGCCTGGCCCAGCGGAAGG GGTGCTGGAGCCCGAGGAGGCAAGGGCGGAGGAGGCCGAGCGGCGCGTCCGCGGCTGCCGCCTGCAGTACCAGCGCGCCGGCGTGCGCTTCCTCGTCCCTTTCGCGGCCCACCCGCTGGACGGCGGCCGCCGCCTCACCCACCTGCTCGGCCCCGACTGGCTGCTGGACGTGTCCCACCTCGTGGCGCCGCACGCCCGCGTGCAGGACCCGAGTGTCGCCTCGCTGGAGGGAGGCCGCGTCCTGGTGGGCCGGGAGCCCGGCGTCACCTCCATCGAG GTGCGCTCCCCGCTGTCTGACTCCATCCTGGGGGAGCAGGTGCTGGCTGTGACGGATGACAAGGTCTCGGTGCTGGAGCTGGGGGTGCAGCCAGTGATGGGCATCTCACTGGCCCTAAGCCGGGGCACTGCCCACCCCGGGGAGGTCACAGCCACGTGCTGGGCACAGTCAGCCCTTCCTGCCCCAAAGCAG GAGGTGGCCCTCTCCCTATGGCTGTCCTTCTCTGACCACACCCTGGCCCCCGCTGAGCTCTACAACCACCGTGACCTGGGACTGTCCGTCTCGGCCGAGGAGCCCGGCACTGTGCTACCAGCCTATGAGCGGGGCGCCCAACTCGGGGTGGTGGTGAGTGGGGCGGGCGTCAAGGGGCTGCCCCTGCATGTGGCTCTGCACCCGCCTGAGCCCTGCCGCCGGGGCCGCCACCGTGTGCCCCTGGCCTCTGGCACCGCCTGGCTAGGGCTGTCCCccgctcccaccccagcccctgccctcccatcCAGCCCCGCTCAGAGCTCAGCTGCCCCAGAGGCCAGCGTGGGTGGAGAACGGCGGGCGGCAGGCAGTGTGGGGGGCGGCGGGGATGTGAGGCGCAAGTTTGAGCAGGCAGCAGAGGAGGCCGGGAAGGAGAAGGCAGAAGCTAGGGAGGAGGCGGAAGACGACGAGGAGATGGTCCCCGCCCCGCAGCGGGTCACCGAACTAGAGCTGGGCATGTACGCCCTGCTGGGCATCTTCTGTCTGGCCATCCTCATCTTCCTGGTCAACGGTGTGGTCTTCATGCTGCGCTACCAGCGCAAGGAGCCCCCTGACAGTGCTGCCGCCCCTgccgccccccagccccacaaCTGGGTCTGGCTGGGCACTGACCAGGAGGACCTGAGCCGCCAGCTGGATCGGCAGTCCTCTGGCCTgcccaagggggaggggggctgcccCTGCgagagtgggggaggaggggaggcccTGACCCTGGCCCAGGCCCCTGCCGGGGGCACCCCCAGCTCCTCGAGCACCCTGGCCAGGAAGGAAGCGGGGGGGCGGCGGAAGCGAGTAGAGTTTGTGACGTTTGCGCCAgcacccccagcccagctgccCGAGGAGTCCGGGGGGGCCCCTGCCGTGCAGTCCATCCTGGTGGCAGGCGAGGAGGACATCCGTTGGGTGTGTGAGGACATGGGGCTGAAGGACCCCGAGGAGCTGCGCAGCTACATGGAGCGGATCCGGGGCAGCTCCTGA
- the TMEM132A gene encoding transmembrane protein 132A isoform X2: MNVWMAGRVAAAPRGPCGPCLCLLVALVLDVVRVDCDQDPLDPVYLPAALELLDAPEHFRVQQVGHYPPANSSLASRSETFLLLQPWPRAQPLLRASYPPFATQQVVPPRVTEPHQRPVPWDVRAVSVEAAVTPAEPHARVLFHLKGQDWPPGPGSLPCARLHATHPAGTAHQACRFQPSLGACVVELEFPSHWFSQGSATRAELAYTLEPAAKGPGGCGPGREEDPGEQALPVGDVELRPVDPPQYQEVPLDEAVTLRVPDMPVRPGQLFSATLLLQHNFTASVLTLRIKVKKGLHVTAARPAQPALWTAKLDRFKGSKHHTTLITCHQDRPAGPDSSPLELSEFLWVDFLVENGTSGGVAVTRPVTWQLEYPGQAPEAEKDKMVWEILVSERDIRALVPLAKAEELVNTAPLTGVPRHVPVRLVTVDSGGALVEVTEHIGCESANTQVLQVSEACDTVFVAGKESRGARGVRVDFWWRRLRASLRLTVWAPLLPLHIELTDTTLEQVRGWRVPGPAEGVLEPEEARAEEAERRVRGCRLQYQRAGVRFLVPFAAHPLDGGRRLTHLLGPDWLLDVSHLVAPHARVQDPSVASLEGGRVLVGREPGVTSIEVRSPLSDSILGEQVLAVTDDKVSVLELGVQPVMGISLALSRGTAHPGEVTATCWAQSALPAPKQEVALSLWLSFSDHTLAPAELYNHRDLGLSVSAEEPGTVLPAYERGAQLGVVVSGAGVKGLPLHVALHPPEPCRRGRHRVPLASGTAWLGLSPAPTPAPALPSSPAQSSAAPEASVGGERRAAGSVGGGGDVRRKFEQAAEEAGKEKAEAREEAEDDEEMVPAPQRVTELELGMYALLGIFCLAILIFLVNGVVFMLRYQRKEPPDSAAAPAAPQPHNWVWLGTDQEDLSRQLDRQSSGLPKGEGGCPCESGGGGEALTLAQAPAGGTPSSSSTLARKEAGGRRKRVEFVTFAPAPPAQLPEESGGAPAVQSILVAGEEDIRWVCEDMGLKDPEELRSYMERIRGSS, from the exons ATGAACGTCTGGATGGCGGGGCGCGTGGCAGCGGCTCCCCGGGGGCCCTGCGGCCCCTGTCTCTGCCTGCTGGTGGCCCTCGTCCTGGACGTCGTGAGAG TGGACTGTGACCAGGACCCCCTGGACCCAGTCTACCTGCCGGCGGCCCTGGAGCTCCTGGATGCCCCCGAGCACTTCCGTGTGCAGCAGGTGGGCCACTATCCACCTGCCAACTCCTCTCTGGCCTCCCGATCTGAGACCTTTCTGCTCCTGCAGCcctggcccagggcccagccacTTCTCCGGGCCTCCTACCCACCCTTCGCCACTCAGCAG GTGGTCCCCCCTCGGGTCACTGAGCCACACCAACGACCAGTCCCGTGGGACGTGCGGGCCGTGTCAGTGGAAGCGGCTGTGACTCCAGCGGAGCCCCACGCCCGCGTCCTCTTCCACCTCAAAGGGCAGGATTGGCCCCCGGGGCCTGGCAGCCTGCCTTGTGCCCGGCTCCACGCCACACACCCTGCAGGCACTGCTCACCAAGCCTGCCGCTTCCAG CCGTCCCTGGGCGCCTGTGTGGTGGAGCTGGAGTTCCCCTCCCACTGGTTCTCCCAGGGTTCGGCCACGCGGGCCGAGCTGGCCTACACACTGGAGCCGGCAGCCaagggccctgggggctgtggcccCGGCAGGGAGGAGGACCCTGGAGAGCAGGCCCTCCCAGTGGGCGACGTGGAGCTGCGCCCCGTGGACCCCCCACAGTACCAAGAGGTGCCCCTGGATGAGGCAGTGACTCTGCGGGTGCCTGACATGCCCGTGCGGCCCGGCCAGCTCTTCAGTGCCACCCTCCTGCTTCAACACAATTTCACAGCCAGCGTCCTGACCCTGCG GATCAAGGTAAAGAAGGGGCTGCATGTGACAGCTGCCCGCCCAGCCCAGCCAGCCCTCTGGACTGCCAAGCTGGACCGCTTCAAGGGCTCCAAGCACCACACCACGCTCATCACCTGCCACCAGGACAGGCCCGCGGGGCCAGACTCCAG CCCCCTTGAACTGTCCGAGTTCCTGTGGGTGGACTTTTTGGTGGAGAATGGCACTAGTGGGGGCGTGGCAGTCACTCGCCCTGTCACATGGCAGCTGGAGTACCCAGGCCAGGCCCCCGAAGCGGAGAAGGACAAAATGGTGTGGGAGATCCTGGTGTCGGAGCGGGACATAAGAGCCCTCGTCCCACTGGCCAAG GCTGAGGAGCTGGTGAACACGGCGCCGTTGACTGGAGTGCCGCGGCACGTCCCTGTGCGCCTTGTCACCGTGGACAGTGGCGGAGCTCTGGTGGAGGTGACAGAGCACATCGGCTGCGAGTCAGCCAACACACAGGTCCTGCAG GTGTCCGAGGCCTGTGACACTGTGTTTGTGGCTGGCAAGGAGAGCCGGGGTGCTCGGGGGGTGCGGGTGGACTTCTGGTGGCGCCGGCTGCGGGCCTCGCTGCGGCTGACCGTGTGGGCCCCGCTTCTGCCCCTGCACATCGAACTCACCGACACCACCCTTGAGCAGGTCCGAGGCTGGAGGGTGCCTGGCCCAGCGGAAGG GGTGCTGGAGCCCGAGGAGGCAAGGGCGGAGGAGGCCGAGCGGCGCGTCCGCGGCTGCCGCCTGCAGTACCAGCGCGCCGGCGTGCGCTTCCTCGTCCCTTTCGCGGCCCACCCGCTGGACGGCGGCCGCCGCCTCACCCACCTGCTCGGCCCCGACTGGCTGCTGGACGTGTCCCACCTCGTGGCGCCGCACGCCCGCGTGCAGGACCCGAGTGTCGCCTCGCTGGAGGGAGGCCGCGTCCTGGTGGGCCGGGAGCCCGGCGTCACCTCCATCGAG GTGCGCTCCCCGCTGTCTGACTCCATCCTGGGGGAGCAGGTGCTGGCTGTGACGGATGACAAGGTCTCGGTGCTGGAGCTGGGGGTGCAGCCAGTGATGGGCATCTCACTGGCCCTAAGCCGGGGCACTGCCCACCCCGGGGAGGTCACAGCCACGTGCTGGGCACAGTCAGCCCTTCCTGCCCCAAAGCAG GAGGTGGCCCTCTCCCTATGGCTGTCCTTCTCTGACCACACCCTGGCCCCCGCTGAGCTCTACAACCACCGTGACCTGGGACTGTCCGTCTCGGCCGAGGAGCCCGGCACTGTGCTACCAGCCTATGAGCGGGGCGCCCAACTCGGGGTGGTGGTGAGTGGGGCGGGCGTCAAGGGGCTGCCCCTGCATGTGGCTCTGCACCCGCCTGAGCCCTGCCGCCGGGGCCGCCACCGTGTGCCCCTGGCCTCTGGCACCGCCTGGCTAGGGCTGTCCCccgctcccaccccagcccctgccctcccatcCAGCCCCGCTCAGAGCTCAGCTGCCCCAGAGGCCAGCGTGGGTGGAGAACGGCGGGCGGCAGGCAGTGTGGGGGGCGGCGGGGATGTGAGGCGCAAGTTTGAGCAGGCAGCAGAGGAGGCCGGGAAGGAGAAGGCAGAAGCTAGGGAGGAGGCGGAAGACGACGAGGAGATGGTCCCCGCCCCGCAGCGGGTCACCGAACTAGAGCTGGGCATGTACGCCCTGCTGGGCATCTTCTGTCTGGCCATCCTCATCTTCCTGGTCAACGGTGTGGTCTTCATGCTGCGCTACCAGCGCAAGGAGCCCCCTGACAGTGCTGCCGCCCCTgccgccccccagccccacaaCTGGGTCTGGCTGGGCACTGACCAGGAGGACCTGAGCCGCCAGCTGGATCGGCAGTCCTCTGGCCTgcccaagggggaggggggctgcccCTGCgagagtgggggaggaggggaggcccTGACCCTGGCCCAGGCCCCTGCCGGGGGCACCCCCAGCTCCTCGAGCACCCTGGCCAGGAAGGAAGCGGGGGGGCGGCGGAAGCGAGTAGAGTTTGTGACGTTTGCGCCAgcacccccagcccagctgccCGAGGAGTCCGGGGGGGCCCCTGCCGTGCAGTCCATCCTGGTGGCAGGCGAGGAGGACATCCGTTGGGTGTGTGAGGACATGGGGCTGAAGGACCCCGAGGAGCTGCGCAGCTACATGGAGCGGATCCGGGGCAGCTCCTGA